The genomic DNA AATATTAAGCGAATGCTATTAGGTTGTGCACAAATAAATTATGTCTGAATTGTGATCTGATGCATTCTGGTCACTTAGGCTATGTTTTCCATTCATGAGCAAGAATATGTTAAACAGCACGAGTGTCTCGCAGACAATGAAACGAATAGTGTACAAAACCAGGCAAACCATTGGTTGACACAATTACAGTCTCCTAACCTTGGCTAATCGTTTCCATTTATGGTCATTTGCAGAACTTCAATAGGGCAAAACAGAAACCAGCTCATTGTATCGCAGAAATGTTGGGACTTGCATATTTGAAAACATTCTTTATTGTATAAAAAGTGTCAATTCGTCAGGTTACTAAAACCGGAACGCTCAGAAATCCTCCTCTAAATTGCACTGATACTACTACTTGACCACAATTTTTCCACGGCATCCATATTTCAAAGGTATGTTAAACTGTATGGGGAGCATGATCTACAATTAACCTGAAAAGATGGATAGCAAACACTGCAACGAAGACAACTACCAAGATGACTGATTTGATGACGCGGTGTATGCacatcttcagcatcaaaacGGTTCCAGAACTAGGTTCCAGAAACCGTATTTACATTGCTGGTACAGTAATTGAAAACGTTGACCAGAACATACCAGTAATGCACCATGACAAAGTGACAAAGTAACGTTCACCTAAAGTTAGCTTCCTACTCAAGTTACCAAACCCACTAAGGTTATAGTTAGCTAACGTGCCGATAGCTTCGTAAATGATGGCAAATAAACGTCACGGTCAATCATACGGAGATCGTTATGTAATCCAATGCCTCAATTACCTCTAGGTGACTTTAAACATACATTTTTGCCATAGCTAACCCATGACAAGCGAGATTATTAGCTCGCGTGTGGTTCGAAATGCTGGCATGAAAAAAGGGGGCGTGAAAGGACTGTAGGCCCTTAGCAGGccagctaagctagctagctgaaTGAGCCGGATAGCTGACGTCTTCCGGTAAATTACAATGTCTTTATAATCATACATTGATGCTTTGCGCATAAAATTGTTAAGGATCGATAATTCTACAACACCAAACGACCATTATTCGACTGCATCCTCACCGCTATAACTATATTTCAAGCTTAGGTACAAAAGTTGCACGCTAACATTAGCTACATTTTCTTCCCGTTCATGAATCAAGCATCAGCAGGCCTGTAGGCCTTCAGCTACCCCACGCTAGTCGCATGGAGGCCACTCTGCAAAATCAAGACACGATAACCCTCAAATTACTTCGGTTTCAGTAAAACAGTGAAATACAAGTTCGTCTTACCAACTTTTCTGTTTCGTCGATTCAATCTCGTTTCTAGAGCTACCCTACACCTCTGTGAACGAATGCAGACAGATATTGACGTTGACTTCTCGTGACACAAACACGCCACCGGGACCCTCTGCAAAAAAAAGCGAGGCTAACTTTATCCCGCCTACCTCATAAGGTTATTCGCCTGCTTCCTTGTCAATTACGCCCGGCATCCTATGATCACATCTGGTATATTTTCAGCTAGCCTATTTTTTGGACGTTTAAAAGGAAATGTTACAAATTGTCGCATGAAAATAAGCGCGTGGTTAACTCAAATGTTGTAATAATTATCTTCAAAgatataacaataataataatgatgataataatgataataatattaataataataataataataataatattaattataATCAGAATCATAATAATTATATAATCACAGAGAAAAATGTTAGTGTCATGTGGTCCTTTGGTAGCCTATCACAATAGTAGCTTTTAACAATCACCTGAGATTAATCTACAATATTGCATCTGCCATGAACGAATGGTTTTACAACGTAGAGAGGATGTTAGTTGGCCAGTGCCTCGATATTAGCTCGCAGTATCAGTTTGGCCAGCTGAGCTCTGGTCAGGTGCAGTGCTGCTGAGCTCTACGCAGGGCAGAGCTGTCGCCATGGAGCAACACAGTATCTGGCCAAAAGAAATCACAAATGTATGTCCTTTAGTCCTGCAATAGACTCTGAATGACTTCTGGTGTCACGGATGGCATGCAAGTCCACAGGAGAATGGTCAGGATCCATGCTGGCTGGTAGTACTATAGGCATATTTGTGCTGGAAGTGAGGGAACTCCTTCTCCTCTGACACAGAGAGGAGTTCGCCAGTGATGGGCTCGTGCCAGTCTAGTTCATTTCTCCTGGAGCTTGAATACACCCCTGTAGCGAATAATACCCAAGAGGGTTGTATTGATTAGCTAAGATACATCTAGGCTCAGTGGCTACTGCTTGGTGGTGTTCGTAACCATGTGTGTCAGACAGGCAGTGCAACTGACGACCTATAGTGTTGATTCCTGGGGATCAGCTCTGTCTAGTCTGCCACAGCATGCAGCCCAGTAACCTTGCTTCTTGGGGCAGATGAGCAACCATGAGCTCTGGTTTATTGCTTGCCCACTTTCTCATGTTAACTCAGGACTACCATCTTGTCTAATAAGCTGTtttgactgtgactgtgacattTATCTAAACCTCTTTGTTTTTCAGTCCTGTTGTCTTTGGCGCGCTGTTGGAGTGCATAGCTAAACCTTGTAGTCCTCTGTGGTCCAAGCACACTGTCCAGTCTTTTCAGCATTGTAAAGTCACTCTCCTTACCAGCAATGAGGTGAGTTTGGACAGTATGCTGTATAAAGAAGAAATCCTGAACAGGATAGAAAGTTGGTAGAAAGGTGGGGTGAGCAGGTGCAGCATGATCTATAGTTACCATAGCCCAGTTTGAAGGTAAGGCTGGATATAGGTGGGTTGGTCTTGTGCATGTTGTTCTCCTAGACAATCCAGCTTTAGGACCACTTGCGAAGTATACTTAAGAGCTGGTGCTGCCCTACTTGGATATGTACTCAAGCAAAAGAGCAGCTGTGACCTTCAATTGTAGTAACAGGTTGATTATGAAAGTTGGTTGATGAAGTGCATTTGTTTCTTATAAGagagtttgattgtgtgtgtgtgtgtgtgtgtgtgtgtgtgtgtgtgtgtgtgtgtgtgtgtgtgtgtgtgtgtgtgtgtgtgtgtgcacgcgcgcctCCAACATGGCGTCTGTGTGGAGACGGGCGTAAGGAGAGCTCCAACTACCCCAACACAGCCCGCACACCCGTCGTGACTGCCGCCGTTAATGCAATAGATGCAAGATGCTTCAGAGAACGATTCTGATAACCACATGACTGAATCTTGTCTGAGCAATTATTGCATCTGTCAAATTTGTATCCTTATGTGATATTTATTCTTAATTGtggatacaaataaagaagtaaactgtgtgtgtgggtaaatgGGCAAGTTTGTCAATCCAAAGAGGAAGGGTCATTAAAAGTCCAGCAATGAGTATTCCCACACATACAGGCCTGGTTAAATTGACATGGACTGTACCACAGATAAGATTTTCTGTGGCTGTCTGTTATTCACAGAAAGAGCTGGGAGCTCCATACACCCTTCTCTAGACATCAGCTatacactaaaaaaaaaaacattggccaTTAAACTAGATGATTGCTTGATCAGTGTTCATTAACTGAGGCCTAGGGCGTTTGAAGGCGTTTTCAGCCTCATAATGTTTTTTGTCCGATCCTGCCTGGTTGCTGCCAATATATGGCTGCAAAGAAACTTGCTCATGACAGCCTCTTAAAACATCTGCAGATCATCTTGTTCTCAAGCTCCATCCCAGGATGGTCATTATTCAGTTATCAAGTAGGCTGAAGGTGAATATCAAGGTGTagtcctccacccccctcctctttccaCAGGACATGTTTTCATTAGTCTAATACCGGTACTCTATCTCTGCTCTTGGCCACATTTAAGAGGAGGTAGGCCTAATTGAGTCCACACCATGCCACAAATCATATCATCAGATCTCCACTCTCGACACACGCACCACTGCAGTCCACTGAATTTTATTTTCTGCTGAATCATTTTTAAATTGTACTGTATTGAAATGTACCATTATATTCCGCTGTTAACTGCAAGAACAATGACACGATTACACCATATGATTAACTTAGCCGCATACTGCAGTCAAGTCTGGAAGAGCACTGCTGCCACTTAGTGGTGGTTATCTTGActtgtagcctacaattacTCACATTTTATAGGTTTGCTCGTAGAAGattcatcattcatcatttTTACATATCTACTCTACTCGTGTCTTGTCAATATTTGTGCAATGCTGCAAGTAGTTGGTGTTTTTGTGCTAGAAACGGGCTCTGGCTAAACTGTGTTGAGTCCAGATGATTCACTCATACGTCATTTACGCGCGTCAGCACCCTCTAGGAAGTCAGCAACAAGATGGCGTCAGCGTCGGATCCGCAGGTTGAAGACACCGATTTGGATGAATTATTGGACAGTAAGCTTTGGAGTAATACCTTTAACATATGCGTCAGGTCGGGACATCAGCCGCACATACTTTGATGTGTGAAAGTTTGCTTTGTAGTGTTTATTATTTGCTTTTGTATGCGCATGGCATGGGCTTGCACAGTTAGCTGCCTGTCAGTTTCAGAGTTAGGAGGCTACTGACGCCCTAGTTGACCTTACATTTTAAGTTGATTTGTAAGATAATGTCTTTATTTTATGGTCGTCCGGGAACATTCTTTTTCATGgcattgtagttgttggttccatAAATGCTCTGTGATAACACTCACTGAGCTTTGTCCTTGAAATAGCCTATTCCGAAAATTACTCGATGTAGAAGCGACCCGTAGAGGATCACGGAGGAACAGCCTAGTTGCTCCGTAAATAAATGATGGCTTGATATAATGGAGAAGCTGTCAAATGGTGAATAGATCTAATGTAGTTGGATAGCATGCTTGTCAATCTGAAGTTGAGGGCAAGAAACCAATTATGAAACACATTGCAATTTAACAGAAACATTTGAACAACTGTGAATTAAGTTCAAGTAGTTGACATAAAATAACATTGGTGTATTTTGTATCATGTGAAGGAGTTTGTAGCAGTACATGTGTCATGTTTTCAGATGGATAATGATCCTATTGACATGctactgatgttttttttttatcaaagacATATGTGCCATTACACAAACAGTGCAATGTTAGTGGATGATCGAACAGAAACAAACCCACAGTTGCCAAGTTGTAAGAGCTTTTACCTCATTCTGCATACCTGTTGAGGTGGTTGGGCAAAGGAGGATGTTGGACAAATCGGCATCCATCATGGCCAATTCCTCCCATCCCCTTCATTGGCTGTGCAAAACAGTTCTTTTAGTTCTGCCATTAGAACACTGCTGTCACATAATGTTACTACTTAGTTTTGTCATCATTTCGTTCTCCACTGTATGTGTGATATGAAGATTTCACCAGCATGTATGCGAAGGACCACTTGCCTCAACTTTCAGTATTTGCAAACCCTAAGGCATGTACATCTATGCCCCAATGGCATGTTGTAGTCACTGAGTGATTTTTTAGGTGGGCTGGTATGCTGGACATAACTGTATACACatttcttttacttttatttattttactattGGGCTGTTGTGACTAGTAAAAATCtaatcttatcttatcttatcttgcATGAGCTTTTGTCCGGAACTCTTCATCACCTAATGGCTTTAAGTGCAGCATATTATCTACTGAATTGAACTGTCATTGACCATCTACTATGACTGATCATTGACATTCATTTTTATCTGCTGTAGAGAGGGTACATTGTATTGCTGAAATGATTCTGCTTCACCTTTTTAAATATGTGTTCAGTTTTTTGTGGAATGCAATATCCATTGCCAATGGCAATGGCTGTCAAAGACAGTTCACAAAGTAGTGTTCAAAGTTAAGACTAAGTTGGTATTTCTTGCAGGTGCCCTCGATGACTTTGAGAAGACAAACGTTCCACCTTCTGCCCCAGAGGCAGCTGCTGGGCCAAATGCAGAAAAGGCAGATGGGAAGAAGGTAAGCGTCATTCCACTGTAGTACACTTAATGAATTCTCAGATGTGCGCGGCATGTAAAATGAAGGTGTTGTTTTGTGGATGTACTATATTGCCTAATTGATGTGCCCGTGTcagccaagggggcaggcaaattcccggaagtagaaacacctATGCAGCTGGTGATATCAATGCTTGGCTAACCCCATAGGACGCCCATTcattcagaatttttttttaaaaatcccaTTACTTCATGCAACATGTGTCATGTGTCGTCGTTGTAACGTCTGTATTTTCTACACAAGGAGTAGAAAGCAAAACCAATTCATCACTTTCTCGTACATAAAGTTgttttcccgtaaagaagtatagttagcaagTCTGTCgaagggaagctaacgttcaaCGTCGCAGAGTagtgtttggataagaagctcagtccagcctgcatgaaaaccatgacggaaaatcattagcaagatcagtgaaaaagctatatagcctacggtagcctactgtatgatgGGGTACCTaggcattacctagaggcaagtaaacctAACAAAAACTCCATCTATCAGACCAGTTACAGCAAGTTAGTCTGTGCACGTATGATGGGAAGTGAACagaacagattttttttcagtcccctcccattgagaacaacaaagtcagtttgtccatttcttttactgtctatctaTGCTCACCCATCAAAGCAAGTTCATTCTCgtgacgagacacgcgggccacaggaaattatAACCGGACCGCATCTGGCCGgtgggccgctagttgaataggcctggtcTATGGTGTCAGCCAGGCCTATCAtttatatgttttcattcacTTTGACTGTCTTTCTCCACAGCCCCCTCTGCTGGAAGACAGTCAGTTTTTTGAGTCCCTGTTTGAGGGGGAGATGGCGAACCAGGCCaaagaggagtgggagagggcaATGGCTGAGCTTGCCCAGGAAGAgccagagctgctgcagcattTTCAAAAACTGTCTGAAGCAGCAGGGAAAGtcggtatgtgtgtttgtgtgtttgtatacagatTTCCTTCTTTCATTTATGACATGCACATGCTTAACATAATATGATTATGTGTTGAAGTGACACAGTGGATTGTAGAGCAAGCTGTGTGTTACTACGTAaatcattttatttcattttactaTAGAGTGTGTTTTACCACTGTGCAAATGACATGGGATTTGTTGTCTTATCACATTTGTTCCTAAAGGCACTGATGTAGCTTCACAGCAGGTGTTCACCTCATGTCTAAAAGACACCCTCAGTGGACTGGCAAAAAATGCAGACTACTTGCAGGTAATCCAGTCAATGTCAGAAATTGTCAGTAAGAATGGGAAAACATATTGTAGAATGAAAAGCACACATGAAAACGATTGTTTTTAATCCCATTTTAAGAATTCAGGTTTAGCTGGAGACGACCTGGCAAAGACATTAGAAGGATTGGGATTAGAGGAcaatggagaaggaggaggaggaggaggaggaggtggaggaggtggagaggatggaAATATTCTACCCATAATGCAATCGATTATGCAAAATTTGCTCTCCAAGGACGTTCTTTACCCATCACTCAAAGAGATTACACAGAAGGTATGTCCTATCATAAACCACTTATTGTaaagatgtactgtatctgttggATAGATTGTTTTTGTCCAGTATTGTATGTTAAGTGTCTCGGACTTATCTATTTACTTTAAGTATCCTGAGTGGTTAAACAGCAACAAAGAATCTCTCCCTGCGGAGGAGTTCAGTCGATATGAGCAGCAACACAAGATCATGGGAGACATTTGTTCCCAGTTTGAGAACGATGGGGATCAGGAAAGCACTTTTGAGAATATTCTAGATCTAATGCAGAAGGTAAGTCACTCTATCAAACATTTACTCCATGCTCGCCTTAAAAAATGATCAATGATCAATTTTTTATtcaacaacacattgcattcATATACCGTTCTGTAGCTGCAAGATCTGGGACAACCACCAAAAGAGTTAGCAGGAGAAGCGGtatgtacatgtttgtttgaTAGACATAGGTGATTTTCATTTGCACCTCTGGTGTTGTATTTCATGACATCTATGCTGTTTCTTTTCCCCTTACAGCCTCCTGGCCTGAACTTCGACATGGAATCGTTGAATATCCCAGGAGCGCctggggctggagctgctgAGCAGTGCTCAATTATGTGATGTGTCATGAGGCACTACATCAGGTGTCACAATACTGTGTCACAAAGCCTGCTCCAGGAGGATGTGGAACTAGAAGTCAGACCCATATCTGacgtgacatgacatgacatgacataacATAATATGACATGATCtgatctgttctgttctgttgtgaATACTTTCAGGGGGGGAGCTCTGAGTATACAAATTTACATTGTGGATGCAGGCAAGACCCCAGTGTAGTGCCTACCCCTGGTGGGAAAAAAAGTCTCTTTTTCACTGATCGAACATTCACAAGAAAAGAGCCGCTCTTGGAATCTATCACTTAACTTTAATCACCTCTTTGCAATCTTAATTGGTTAGAAGGCTCAAGTAATGACTGATCAGTTTTGATCATCTCATGGTTGCAGATAAATGGAATTGGCAGAATGGTAAACAATGCACTACATGATTCTGTGTGGTTTCAGCTGGCGTGCCAATAACCTCAGACTCACCTGGGTCCTGAGCTCAGTCTTGTCTGTAATGGGATCAGGAGGAGGATGTGTGGACATTAATGTAATTAACTTAAGAATGGATACAAGGCCTCACTGAGAATGACCGACCGGTACCACTATAAACCTCAGGGTAGCAATACTGTTTCACTCACCTCTGGGGTCTTTTGTTTATGCTACACCATGGCTAGTtcttaaaataaatataaaaagtgAATTAAAAATTAATTTACATTGTTTTAACTAACCAAGTCAAAAAGATGGACTATTAAACATGTTTATATAACCAGCATCTTCACAAATTCAGAGAAATCTAACATTCCGATTTCCTAGAAAACACCACTAAACACATTAGATGTTGAATACCATTCACAT from Sardina pilchardus chromosome 2, fSarPil1.1, whole genome shotgun sequence includes the following:
- the pex19 gene encoding peroxisomal biogenesis factor 19, giving the protein MASASDPQVEDTDLDELLDSALDDFEKTNVPPSAPEAAAGPNAEKADGKKPPLLEDSQFFESLFEGEMANQAKEEWERAMAELAQEEPELLQHFQKLSEAAGKVGTDVASQQVFTSCLKDTLSGLAKNADYLQNSGLAGDDLAKTLEGLGLEDNGEGGGGGGGGGGGGEDGNILPIMQSIMQNLLSKDVLYPSLKEITQKYPEWLNSNKESLPAEEFSRYEQQHKIMGDICSQFENDGDQESTFENILDLMQKLQDLGQPPKELAGEAPPGLNFDMESLNIPGAPGAGAAEQCSIM